The following proteins come from a genomic window of Natronosalvus vescus:
- a CDS encoding winged helix-turn-helix transcriptional regulator produces the protein MSETRRRIYRAITADPGVHFNALVRDLSLAPGQIQYHVRRLIEGGAIVRHERFGRTHYFAPSYDEWERDALSILRRETAAAITTALYSKESARPNELVETLGIPRSTLEHHVGHLRECGVVERRYERGNRVVLSLTRPAETVALLETVDPHPGSRLVDRLERLVDSLLEG, from the coding sequence ATGAGCGAAACTCGACGCCGGATCTACCGAGCGATCACCGCTGACCCCGGCGTTCACTTTAACGCTCTCGTTCGTGACCTCTCGCTCGCACCGGGACAGATTCAGTATCACGTCAGGCGATTGATCGAAGGTGGTGCGATCGTCAGACACGAACGATTCGGGCGAACGCATTACTTCGCGCCGTCCTACGACGAGTGGGAACGCGACGCGCTGTCGATTCTGCGTCGGGAAACGGCAGCAGCGATCACGACAGCACTCTATAGCAAAGAGAGCGCCCGGCCGAACGAACTGGTGGAGACACTGGGCATCCCACGAAGCACCCTCGAGCACCACGTCGGCCACCTTCGCGAGTGTGGGGTCGTCGAGCGGCGATACGAGCGGGGCAACCGCGTCGTCCTCTCGTTAACGCGTCCCGCAGAGACGGTCGCGTTGCTCGAGACGGTTGATCCACATCCGGGTTCGCGGCTGGTCGATAGACTCGAACGGCTGGTCGATTCGTTGCTCGAGGGGTGA
- a CDS encoding methytransferase partner Trm112 — translation MKESLLEILCCPLDKDDLTLEMAEYDGDESDEIVSGTLVCVGCGERYPIEDGIPNLLPPDMREESPA, via the coding sequence ATGAAAGAGTCGCTGCTGGAAATCCTCTGTTGTCCGCTCGACAAAGACGACCTCACACTCGAGATGGCCGAATACGACGGCGACGAAAGCGACGAAATCGTCTCCGGCACGCTCGTCTGTGTGGGCTGTGGCGAACGGTACCCAATCGAAGATGGCATTCCCAACCTCCTCCCGCCGGACATGCGAGAGGAGTCGCCAGCATAG
- a CDS encoding DUF7524 family protein, which yields MSPDVVTVTADRTGTDELTASAAAVEAEGPLEVHLESTGGPAHVHGRLAGDLANVATLEAFGSDDGDGADGNYYVAPDEPRKLLVDLEPTTLTRPIEGTLVLATGYGAVETTIDIRLVPGPRPVDVDKQLGEPARQDSEQPALEAGLERVSAVTRLDSGTLGVAVLALLAVVLAWSTAAVIGGTAAYVGAGIVAIGVVVALALLSGALE from the coding sequence GTGTCTCCCGACGTAGTCACCGTCACCGCCGATCGAACCGGCACCGACGAACTCACGGCAAGTGCGGCCGCAGTCGAGGCCGAGGGGCCACTCGAGGTACACCTCGAGAGTACCGGTGGGCCGGCACACGTTCACGGCCGCCTCGCTGGTGATCTCGCGAACGTCGCCACACTCGAGGCATTCGGATCAGACGATGGCGATGGTGCCGACGGGAACTACTACGTTGCACCGGACGAACCGAGGAAACTGCTCGTCGATCTCGAGCCGACGACCCTCACACGCCCGATCGAGGGAACGCTCGTTTTAGCTACCGGCTACGGTGCCGTCGAGACGACGATCGATATTCGACTGGTTCCCGGCCCGCGGCCAGTAGACGTCGATAAACAACTCGGCGAACCCGCTCGTCAGGACTCCGAACAGCCAGCACTCGAGGCCGGGCTCGAGCGAGTCTCCGCCGTAACGAGGCTCGATTCCGGTACGCTCGGCGTGGCCGTGTTGGCGCTGCTGGCGGTGGTGCTTGCCTGGTCAACGGCGGCCGTCATCGGCGGCACGGCGGCGTACGTCGGTGCCGGTATCGTCGCGATCGGCGTGGTTGTGGCCCTGGCGTTACTCAGTGGCGCCCTCGAGTAA
- a CDS encoding DUF7471 family protein, producing the protein MYSIVSPELRSTGQTTSGSIQGWLAPVCLETAIESERIAGDWYLLLLLALSGIVSVVVFLLAASAFRRRKSVPYLLITAALGALLVRPIVGTGTVFGYVSMRTHHTVEHLLDVLIAGFLLMAIISVGRLEPNRSDPDGTPDGGERR; encoded by the coding sequence ATGTACTCGATCGTGTCGCCGGAGTTGCGCTCGACGGGGCAGACCACGTCGGGAAGCATCCAAGGGTGGCTCGCTCCCGTCTGTCTCGAGACAGCAATCGAGTCCGAGCGTATCGCCGGCGACTGGTATCTCCTCCTCTTGCTCGCCCTCTCCGGAATCGTTTCGGTCGTCGTCTTTCTGCTCGCCGCATCCGCGTTCCGCCGTCGAAAGTCGGTTCCATACTTGCTCATCACGGCTGCACTCGGAGCGCTACTGGTGCGACCGATTGTTGGCACCGGCACGGTGTTCGGCTACGTGTCGATGCGAACTCATCACACCGTCGAGCACCTCCTGGATGTCCTGATCGCTGGCTTCTTGCTGATGGCGATCATCTCTGTCGGCCGCCTGGAGCCCAATCGATCAGACCCTGACGGGACACCCGATGGCGGTGAGCGTCGATGA